From the genome of Campylobacter concisus:
AACCCGATCCCTATGGCATTTACCTTTGATGGTAAAAATATCATAGTTGATTACAAAACGATCGTCGCAGGGGCAAACTACTTCAGCAAGGTCGTCGAAAAGATGGTGCTTGACCCAGTTAGTCGCAAAAAGGTGAGCAATCTTGATTCAAGATCATATTTATACTACGGACGCACATATTTCTTTGAGAGCAACGAAACTCAGGCGAAATTTGAAGCAAATCCAGAAAAATATGTAGAAACAAATGGAACGTTAAAATGAAAAATATGCAACTAAGAATGATAAAAAGCTCGATCACGGGCTCGAAGGTGCAAAAGACGATGGCGTTTATTACCATCTTGCTAGCTGCTCTTTTGATAGCTTGCATGCTAAACATTACGCTAAAAATCGGCGATCAAGTAGCAACCGAGCTTAGAGGATATGGCTCAAATATCGTTGTTTTGCCACGCGGTGAGAGCCTAAGTATCGAGATCGAGGGTAAAAATTTCACCCCACTAAAATCACAAAATTTACTTCCAGAAGCTGATATTTATAAGATAAAAGAGATCTTTTGGAGAAACAATATCGTTGCTTTTGCGCCGTTTTTAGAGGCAAAAGTTAAAGATGAAAAAGGAATTGAATTTGCCTTTGAAGGAACCTATTTTGATAAAAACATCGGTCTAAAAGATGAGCCAGAATTTAGCACAGGCGTTAAGAGCTTGTATGGATTTTGGGGCGTTGAGGGTGTTTGGCCAAAAGATGAAAGTATGGATGAAATTTTAGTTGGCGAAGAACTTTCTAAGGCTAAAAATTTAAAGATTGGCGACAAACTTAGTCTTGTGGGCAAAAATGGCGTAAGAGAGGTTAAAATAGTTGGAATTTTAAAAGGAGCTAGTGACGAGACGCATAAGCTAGTTGGCTCATTAAAGCTTGCTGGAGATCTTTCAGGTCACGCTGGCTCATATACAAAGGCTGAAGTCTCAGCCATGACGATCCCAGAAAACGACCTATCGCTAAAGGCTAGACGAAATTTAGACAACCTTGATAGTGCAGAGTATGACAAATGGTACTGCTCAGCTTATGCAGGATCGATCGCATTTCAGATAGAAGAAAATTTACCAAACGTTAGCGCAAAGGCAAGCCTTCAAGTAAGCGATGCAGAGAGCAACATCGTAAAGAAAATCCAAAGCCTAATGGGCATCGTTAGTATTATCGCTCTCGTGGTTTCAGCCATCGGCATAACATCGCTAATGACAAGTGAAATTTACCGCCGTAAAAAAGAGATCGGCCTTTTAAAAGCTATAGGTGCTAGCAACTTTGAAATTTACGCTTTGTTTGCTAGCGAAAGCCTTGTGGTTGCCTTTTTTGCAGGTATCACTGGAGCATTTTTAGGATACGCGCTAAGCTACGTGATGTCTTACATTATCTTCTCACATGGCATCGGCATAGCTTGGATCGTGCTACCAATTAGCGTGGCATTTGCCCTGCTTATTTCAGTCGTTGGCTCACTAATGCCAATGAGAAACGTCATAAATTTACTACCTGCGGAGGTGCTATATGACCGCAAATAGCAAATTCTTTTACAATACAATTTATAAAAGTTTAAAAAATGGCTCATCAAGAGTCATGGTCATCGTGATCTCTATCTTACTTGGAGCATGCGTGTGCGCGGCGTTTGTCAATGTCTATCTTGACATTGACTCAAAGGTCTCACGCGAGCTAAAAACTTATGGTGCAAATATGATCTTTGCTCCAAAAGATATGGCGACAAGTGATGATATGAGTGAAAAAACTTACAATGAAATGATCGCTAAGGTACCAAAAGATAAGCTTCTTGGTGAGAGCGGTTATCTCTTTGCTCAGGCAAATATCGGTCCAACAAATGCTATCGTCATGGGAGCAAAATTTAGCAATCTAAAAAAAGTTAAACCATTTTTAGATGTTAGAGATGGAACGATGATAAATGTCGATTTTGACGATAAAAACGTGCTAATAGGCGTCGATCTAGCTCGTCAGGCTGGCTTTAAAGCAGGCGATGATATAGAAATTCGCGCTATTGGCTCAAATGAGAGCATAAATGTAAAGATAAAAGGCGTAGTCGCAAGTGGCGACAAAGAGGATGCGCTTTTGATCACGTCACTATCTTTGGCTCAAAAAATTTCAAATAAAGCTGGCAAAATAAACTATGCTGAAGCTGTTGTGCTTGGTAACTTTGACGAGATAACATCGCTTGCAAAGACTATTAGTAATGATGAAATAGCTACAAAACCAGTAGCAAAGGTCTCAAAATCTGAGGGCTACATCTTAGAGAAGATCAAGCTTTTAATGGCGCTTGTTAGCCTTGTTATTTTGCTCATTACTTCAATGTGCGTAAACACAACGCTTAGTGCTATCTTGCTCTCTCGCTCAAAGGAGATCGCACTTCTTAGAGCCATAGGTGCAAGCAAAAAAGATGTACTAAAGCTATTTGGCTTTGAAACATTTGTGACAGCGCTCATCTCAGCATTAGTTGGTGCATTTTTAGGATAT
Proteins encoded in this window:
- a CDS encoding ABC transporter permease, producing MKNMQLRMIKSSITGSKVQKTMAFITILLAALLIACMLNITLKIGDQVATELRGYGSNIVVLPRGESLSIEIEGKNFTPLKSQNLLPEADIYKIKEIFWRNNIVAFAPFLEAKVKDEKGIEFAFEGTYFDKNIGLKDEPEFSTGVKSLYGFWGVEGVWPKDESMDEILVGEELSKAKNLKIGDKLSLVGKNGVREVKIVGILKGASDETHKLVGSLKLAGDLSGHAGSYTKAEVSAMTIPENDLSLKARRNLDNLDSAEYDKWYCSAYAGSIAFQIEENLPNVSAKASLQVSDAESNIVKKIQSLMGIVSIIALVVSAIGITSLMTSEIYRRKKEIGLLKAIGASNFEIYALFASESLVVAFFAGITGAFLGYALSYVMSYIIFSHGIGIAWIVLPISVAFALLISVVGSLMPMRNVINLLPAEVLYDRK
- a CDS encoding multidrug ABC transporter substrate-binding protein, which produces MTANSKFFYNTIYKSLKNGSSRVMVIVISILLGACVCAAFVNVYLDIDSKVSRELKTYGANMIFAPKDMATSDDMSEKTYNEMIAKVPKDKLLGESGYLFAQANIGPTNAIVMGAKFSNLKKVKPFLDVRDGTMINVDFDDKNVLIGVDLARQAGFKAGDDIEIRAIGSNESINVKIKGVVASGDKEDALLITSLSLAQKISNKAGKINYAEAVVLGNFDEITSLAKTISNDEIATKPVAKVSKSEGYILEKIKLLMALVSLVILLITSMCVNTTLSAILLSRSKEIALLRAIGASKKDVLKLFGFETFVTALISALVGAFLGYLLAQILGYAIFDSSIDFRILSIPVAVIISLLFAAIAAFYPIKRALNNKMADTLRGE